The Echinicola rosea genome has a segment encoding these proteins:
- a CDS encoding tetratricopeptide repeat protein, which translates to MAEIKSIERVSDINQGISLYKEGKFEEALGVFDQLLTKSPQQPLLLLHRGRILSRMGKLDAALEDFDLLIKADNYNADFISDRAVVLHLLKRNGEALSELDRALSLDPNNPYRYSSRAFLKDRIGDLEGAIADYDKAIEMDPEDAISYNNKGLVEEKLGYKERSKKSFDKADNLVGYQPIKKKDTHPQKDSSSPKPASETPEQLKNQPKKQDGGLSFANYWKTVGKVLGNKSTRAEFFDFVQSKLGKKK; encoded by the coding sequence TTGGCAGAAATTAAAAGCATAGAGCGCGTGAGTGATATCAACCAAGGCATTTCGCTGTACAAAGAAGGGAAATTTGAGGAGGCACTGGGGGTTTTTGACCAACTACTGACCAAGAGTCCACAGCAACCACTGCTTTTGCTGCATCGGGGACGTATTCTTTCCCGAATGGGCAAATTGGATGCGGCATTGGAAGATTTTGACCTGCTGATCAAAGCGGACAATTATAATGCAGACTTTATCAGTGACCGAGCTGTGGTACTGCACCTCCTAAAACGCAATGGGGAAGCATTGTCAGAACTTGACCGCGCCCTAAGCTTAGACCCCAATAACCCCTACCGCTACTCGAGTAGGGCTTTCCTAAAAGACCGCATCGGTGACCTGGAAGGAGCCATTGCAGACTACGACAAAGCCATAGAAATGGACCCGGAAGATGCCATCTCCTATAACAACAAAGGCCTTGTCGAAGAAAAACTAGGCTATAAAGAAAGGTCAAAAAAGAGCTTTGATAAAGCCGACAACCTGGTAGGATATCAGCCCATAAAGAAGAAAGACACCCATCCCCAAAAAGATTCCTCCTCTCCTAAACCGGCTTCCGAAACACCCGAACAGCTCAAAAATCAACCTAAAAAGCAGGATGGTGGCCTGTCATTTGCCAATTATTGGAAAACTGTAGGGAAAGTCCTTGGCAATAAAAGTACACGGGCAGAGTTCTTCGATTTCGTCCAATCCAAATTGGGGAAGAAAAAATAA
- the holA gene encoding DNA polymerase III subunit delta produces MPNQPEAVIKELKSGKYAPVYFLQGEEPYFIDEITDYIEEHAIPEHEKGFNQIMMYGKDASMNTVLTNARRFPMMAERQVVIVKEAQNLPDLGKEAGDNLLINYLSNPLPSTILVFAHKYKLLDGRKALAKELDKKAVLVKSAKVPEYKLSPWIDGYMKSKGFTIEPKACQIVAESIGNNLEVLTNEIDKMLINFSEPVQIDSNHIQQFIGINKDYNNFELTKALSFRDVLKANKIIHYFSQNPKSNPLIPIIALLYLHFSRLLLVHANKSQGERELAGKLKVNPYFMKEYMIAAKNYPLGKVIDNIGYLKEADLRSKGIDANGMNEPEILKELVFKLMH; encoded by the coding sequence ATGCCAAACCAACCTGAAGCAGTAATAAAGGAGTTGAAAAGCGGGAAATATGCTCCCGTTTATTTTTTACAGGGAGAGGAGCCGTATTTCATAGATGAGATCACGGATTATATTGAAGAACATGCCATTCCGGAACACGAAAAGGGCTTTAACCAGATCATGATGTATGGGAAGGACGCCTCCATGAACACCGTCCTGACCAATGCCCGCCGATTTCCGATGATGGCCGAGCGGCAAGTAGTCATCGTCAAGGAAGCCCAAAACCTTCCCGACCTGGGCAAAGAGGCAGGTGATAATTTGCTGATCAATTACCTCTCCAATCCATTGCCGAGTACCATTTTGGTGTTTGCACACAAGTATAAGTTGCTGGATGGAAGGAAGGCATTGGCCAAAGAGCTTGACAAGAAAGCCGTGTTGGTGAAATCCGCTAAGGTGCCGGAATATAAGCTCAGCCCTTGGATAGACGGCTACATGAAAAGCAAGGGCTTTACCATTGAGCCCAAGGCCTGTCAGATCGTGGCAGAATCCATCGGGAACAACTTGGAGGTATTGACCAATGAGATCGATAAGATGCTGATCAACTTCAGTGAGCCGGTGCAGATCGACAGCAATCACATTCAACAGTTTATCGGGATCAATAAAGACTATAACAATTTTGAACTGACCAAGGCATTGAGCTTTAGGGATGTCCTGAAAGCCAACAAGATCATTCATTATTTTAGTCAAAACCCAAAGTCCAATCCACTCATCCCGATCATTGCCTTGCTTTACCTGCACTTTTCGAGATTACTATTGGTGCATGCCAACAAAAGCCAAGGGGAGCGTGAGCTGGCAGGAAAACTAAAGGTCAACCCGTATTTTATGAAAGAATATATGATTGCGGCCAAAAACTATCCTTTAGGCAAGGTTATTGATAACATCGGATACTTAAAGGAAGCTGATCTTCGTTCAAAGGGTATCGACGCCAATGGTATGAACGAGCCAGAAATCCTCAAGGAACTTGTATTTAAATTGATGCATTAA
- a CDS encoding DUF2911 domain-containing protein: protein MKLIATPFLLLLVLISFGTTKAQQIQMPQASPAAAISQKIGLTDVKLEYSRPSVKDRKIFGTLVPFGEVWRTGANASTKISFSTPVTVEDNEVPAGTYALYAIPNKKEWTFILSDNLELWGAIGYTPENDVLRFTVPAKKSKEAYETMELSFNDMTDTGATLNLHWEKTAVGFRIETQVDQIVMDQIQEMVIDAKTDNPGLLYQAASYYYTNDKDMEQAHEWIEKSVAADPKYWTVHLKAKIEDKLGLTEEAIQSAQMSKQLADEAKNMDYVNLNDRLIKALQ, encoded by the coding sequence ATGAAGCTTATCGCAACTCCATTTCTTTTACTTTTGGTGCTTATTTCGTTTGGGACGACAAAGGCACAGCAAATCCAAATGCCACAAGCAAGTCCTGCAGCAGCCATCAGTCAAAAAATAGGCCTCACGGACGTGAAACTAGAATATAGCAGACCAAGCGTCAAAGATCGTAAAATCTTTGGCACCTTGGTTCCTTTCGGTGAAGTGTGGCGGACCGGTGCCAATGCAAGTACCAAAATATCCTTTAGCACTCCAGTGACCGTGGAAGATAATGAAGTCCCTGCTGGAACCTACGCCCTATATGCTATTCCCAACAAAAAGGAATGGACTTTTATATTGTCTGACAACTTGGAGCTGTGGGGTGCCATAGGCTACACTCCTGAAAATGATGTCTTGAGGTTTACTGTTCCTGCCAAAAAAAGTAAGGAAGCGTACGAAACCATGGAGCTGAGCTTTAATGACATGACCGATACCGGTGCTACACTTAACCTCCATTGGGAAAAAACGGCTGTAGGTTTCCGCATTGAGACCCAAGTAGATCAAATCGTGATGGATCAAATCCAGGAAATGGTCATCGACGCCAAAACGGACAATCCTGGATTGCTTTACCAGGCGGCTTCCTATTACTATACCAATGACAAAGACATGGAGCAAGCCCACGAATGGATAGAAAAATCTGTAGCGGCAGATCCTAAATATTGGACCGTACATCTCAAAGCAAAAATCGAGGACAAACTGGGCCTTACTGAAGAAGCCATCCAAAGTGCCCAAATGTCCAAGCAGCTGGCTGATGAGGCAAAAAATATGGATTATGTCAATCTTAACGACCGATTGATCAAGGCACTGCAATAA
- a CDS encoding universal stress protein gives MSTFKILCPTDFSECSLNALEYAAKLGEKYKAELIVFHVPNMEDYKKLFKQPKSDELDFVRQKMENLVAEVLLESKDKGLRSCVPVLKEGETVETIITYAKTNKIDLIVMGTEGINDIKTNFIGTKSSNVIGRAENDVLIVPRKVFFKPPRKFVYASDYLEEDKLAVQKVVEMAHFYDSEIDIVHVGTRVKAIDKALHQTMVEEIKPFIRYEKTSYVLKTFRDEVGLGLENYLLTAKGDILVTLSKKKSWFDQLFTKNISKKMSYFINKPLWVIKKV, from the coding sequence ATGAGTACTTTTAAGATTTTATGCCCAACTGATTTTTCGGAATGTTCGCTGAACGCACTTGAATATGCCGCTAAGCTGGGTGAAAAATATAAGGCAGAGCTGATTGTTTTTCATGTTCCAAACATGGAGGATTACAAGAAGCTGTTTAAGCAACCCAAAAGTGATGAATTGGATTTTGTCCGGCAAAAAATGGAAAATTTGGTGGCAGAAGTGTTGTTGGAGAGTAAAGATAAAGGACTTCGCTCTTGTGTACCGGTGTTGAAAGAAGGCGAAACGGTAGAAACCATCATAACATATGCCAAGACCAACAAAATAGACCTTATCGTCATGGGCACGGAAGGGATCAATGATATCAAGACGAATTTTATTGGAACAAAATCCAGCAATGTCATCGGAAGGGCAGAAAATGATGTACTTATCGTACCTCGAAAAGTGTTCTTTAAACCTCCGCGTAAATTTGTTTATGCCTCGGACTATTTGGAAGAAGATAAATTGGCGGTTCAAAAAGTAGTGGAAATGGCTCATTTTTATGACAGTGAAATAGACATCGTCCATGTGGGCACACGCGTAAAAGCAATAGACAAGGCCCTCCATCAGACCATGGTAGAAGAGATCAAGCCCTTTATCCGCTATGAAAAGACCAGTTATGTATTGAAGACTTTCAGGGATGAAGTGGGGCTGGGGCTTGAAAATTACCTTTTGACTGCCAAAGGAGATATCCTTGTTACGCTCAGTAAGAAAAAGAGTTGGTTTGATCAGCTTTTTACTAAAAACATCTCCAAGAAAATGTCTTATTTCATTAATAAACCTCTTTGGGTAATCAAGAAGGTGTAG
- a CDS encoding sodium:solute symporter, producing the protein MSYLDWIVLFGTLIAIIGYGVYKTYGPKDMDSYLKGGSELGWWTIGLSIMATQASAITFLSTPGQAYQDGMRFIQFYFGLPIAMIILSVTFIPIYYKLKIYTAYEFLESRFDLKTRTLAAFLFLIQRGLAAGITIYGPAIILSTLLNWNLTFTNIFIGLVVITYTVTGGTKAVSITQKQQMTVMMGGMILAGILVYNMLPVSLNDAMHVAGKMGKLNIVSFDFDLGDRYNFWSGITGALFLFLSYFGTDQSQVQRYLNGRSLRESRMGLIMNGFLKVPMQFVILFVGVLVFVFYQFYQPPIFFNKVQTEKLAESNYNAEFQQLQGAYDDVFDEKNTAIKSMIAAQKEGKTAEVEKLQKEISAKQVEQEEIRTGVKDLITKNDPNAETRDTDYVFMRFVMDYLPKGVVGLLFAVIFSAAMSSTASELNALGATSSVDIYKRSINKGKSEQHYTKSSKVMTAIWGVFAILFATYATLFENLIQAVNLLGSLFYGTILGIFLVGFYMKWVKGHAVFIAALAAEAIILLIHWKNGSQLLGIPIDIGYLWYNAIGCLLVMALSAVFQMVKGAKA; encoded by the coding sequence ATGAGTTATCTTGATTGGATAGTACTTTTTGGTACTTTGATAGCGATCATAGGATATGGGGTTTACAAAACGTATGGTCCCAAGGACATGGATAGCTACCTCAAGGGAGGCAGTGAATTGGGCTGGTGGACGATAGGATTGTCCATTATGGCCACGCAAGCTTCAGCAATTACTTTTTTGAGTACACCCGGTCAGGCATATCAAGATGGTATGCGCTTTATCCAATTTTATTTTGGCTTGCCTATCGCCATGATTATCCTATCGGTGACCTTTATTCCCATTTATTATAAGCTAAAGATTTATACCGCTTACGAATTTCTTGAATCACGGTTTGATCTTAAAACACGGACTTTGGCAGCTTTTCTGTTTTTGATCCAGCGTGGCTTGGCAGCGGGCATTACCATTTATGGTCCAGCCATTATTCTGAGCACCCTGCTCAATTGGAACCTTACCTTTACCAATATTTTTATTGGCCTGGTCGTGATTACATATACCGTAACGGGGGGCACCAAGGCTGTTTCCATCACTCAAAAGCAACAGATGACCGTCATGATGGGAGGGATGATCCTAGCGGGAATTTTGGTTTACAATATGCTGCCGGTTTCCTTAAATGATGCCATGCATGTGGCTGGAAAAATGGGCAAGCTGAATATCGTTAGCTTTGACTTTGACCTAGGGGACCGGTATAATTTCTGGTCTGGGATAACAGGCGCGTTGTTTTTGTTTTTGTCTTATTTTGGTACAGACCAGTCCCAGGTCCAGCGCTACCTAAACGGTCGTTCGCTGCGCGAAAGTCGAATGGGATTGATTATGAATGGTTTTTTGAAAGTCCCCATGCAGTTTGTTATCCTGTTTGTCGGGGTATTGGTGTTCGTATTTTACCAATTTTATCAGCCACCTATTTTTTTTAACAAGGTTCAGACCGAAAAGCTGGCTGAAAGCAATTATAATGCTGAATTCCAACAGCTACAAGGTGCCTATGATGATGTTTTTGATGAAAAAAATACGGCTATCAAATCGATGATAGCAGCACAAAAGGAAGGGAAGACAGCTGAAGTGGAGAAACTACAGAAAGAAATTTCGGCAAAGCAGGTAGAGCAGGAAGAAATCCGCACAGGTGTCAAAGACCTGATTACCAAGAATGATCCCAATGCCGAAACGCGGGATACCGATTATGTGTTTATGCGGTTTGTGATGGACTATCTGCCAAAAGGCGTGGTGGGATTGTTGTTTGCCGTGATTTTCAGTGCAGCGATGTCCAGCACTGCTTCAGAGCTTAATGCGCTTGGTGCGACTTCTTCTGTGGATATCTATAAACGCTCGATTAACAAAGGAAAATCAGAACAGCACTATACGAAGTCTTCAAAGGTAATGACGGCCATTTGGGGTGTTTTTGCCATCCTGTTTGCTACCTACGCAACACTGTTTGAGAACTTAATCCAGGCCGTAAACCTGTTGGGCTCGCTATTTTACGGAACGATTTTAGGAATATTTCTGGTGGGATTCTATATGAAATGGGTAAAGGGACATGCCGTATTTATAGCCGCGCTGGCTGCGGAGGCGATAATTCTCTTGATCCACTGGAAAAATGGAAGCCAGCTGCTCGGTATCCCCATCGATATAGGCTATCTCTGGTACAATGCCATCGGTTGTTTATTGGTGATGGCCCTTTCGGCAGTTTTTCAAATGGTTAAGGGAGCAAAGGCTTAA
- a CDS encoding DNA-3-methyladenine glycosylase: MIINDLDVLPKSFFLKEDVTEIARHLLGKIIVTQINGEYTTARIVETEAYDGTIDKACHAFPNKITRRTEVMFSEGGRSYVYLCYGIHHLFNIVTQPEGIPKAVLIRAVEPLEGKPIMRKRRKVTADLQLTNGPGKAAQALGISTLHNDVILYQKNGIISIVCEMNNVNFEINVSTRIGVDYAGEDAKLPWRFYIKSNPYVSKK; the protein is encoded by the coding sequence ATGATCATAAACGACCTTGATGTTCTTCCCAAATCGTTCTTTTTGAAAGAGGATGTAACAGAAATAGCGCGGCATCTTTTGGGAAAAATAATCGTAACACAAATAAATGGGGAATACACTACCGCCCGGATTGTCGAAACAGAAGCCTATGATGGTACCATAGACAAGGCATGTCATGCATTTCCGAACAAGATAACGAGAAGAACGGAGGTAATGTTCAGCGAAGGGGGAAGAAGTTACGTTTATCTTTGTTATGGCATCCATCACCTGTTTAATATCGTAACTCAACCAGAGGGAATCCCCAAAGCTGTTCTCATCAGGGCAGTAGAGCCCTTGGAAGGAAAACCTATTATGAGAAAGCGCAGAAAAGTAACGGCTGATCTGCAGCTTACCAATGGCCCAGGTAAGGCAGCGCAGGCATTGGGAATCAGTACTTTGCACAATGATGTGATCTTATATCAAAAAAATGGTATAATCAGCATTGTATGTGAAATGAATAACGTTAATTTTGAAATTAATGTAAGTACTAGGATTGGGGTGGACTATGCCGGGGAAGATGCCAAGCTTCCTTGGAGGTTTTATATCAAGAGTAATCCATACGTAAGCAAAAAATAA
- a CDS encoding tetratricopeptide repeat protein: MRKLLLLFVATGFFYQAQAQSGIYQTGLEKQIDDAYELFDKHQYSASKLEFEKLQAAELSPSQRIDVDFYHAVSALRLDNPDGPSLVGKIIDDYPNDPKANEAAFLMGDFYFDKRLYKKSIASYDLVNVDVVSLEQRSKVYFKMGYAYFQLKDYANAARYFDPVKKMQTNYTGDGFYYSGYVALQQSKYDQAIADFKQADRYPTYQSKVPYMLSELYYRQEQYDELITYVTPITQSRGNLDQKEGIYLLLAEAYFEKRDFTNAATYYDAATKAGKGDMTREQMYKAGVAQFKVRQYEKATDYFKQVALEKDKLGQVSSYYLGHSYLQLKNPQYAVTSFSAAYKSDDDPAIKEEALFNYSKLSLERGGFQEAINAMDSYLANYPNGQHVGEVETLLSDALINTNNYLRAIQHIEGMSNKSPAIRAAYQKVTYYQGLTYYRNKQYNEAITYFDKSITYPVDKGIVHEAFYRKGEAYAAKEDLKGAIAAYEQVMNMRLTSLDPALIKSHYGLGYAYFNTKEYAKAENQFKSYTDKIKKVSNVQSYYDDALIRLGDCYYIQKKLDPALSTFRLAINERNPSSDYAHYMAGVVLNFQNRNREAVAELDRAINRYPNSRFRDDIIFQKAQINMEESNYTEASKGYSELITKSPNSPFVPFALEGRAIASYSLKKYDQTINDYKKILGQYPNAENANAALVGLQEALTLQGRSGEFSNYLSEYKNSNPGNESVQGVEYEAAKNLFFGQSYQQSIQAFQTYLSNYPNSAQKHEATYFIGDAYLRMRQEDEALKTFYRLEKMGASSQKAKAIQRIAEIEFEHKNYQKAIPYFITSTKVARDRIEQYEANKGLMMAYYETGKYDSADFYANKVIELGDVTADAKANAQLIKAKSLLKTNKTSEAQDELMALVNESGSLQGAEALFLLADTFRKAENYTQSNETIFGFSEKYAVYDYWYGKCFVLLARNYKSLNENFQAKATLESVIENSENEQVIKEAKAELATLP; encoded by the coding sequence ATGAGAAAATTATTATTATTGTTTGTGGCCACAGGTTTTTTTTATCAGGCACAGGCACAGTCCGGCATTTATCAGACAGGACTGGAGAAGCAGATCGATGATGCCTATGAGCTTTTTGACAAGCATCAATACAGTGCTTCCAAATTGGAATTCGAAAAGTTACAGGCGGCCGAGTTGAGCCCGTCACAGCGAATAGATGTGGATTTTTACCATGCTGTATCCGCTTTGCGATTGGATAATCCCGATGGGCCGAGTTTGGTAGGCAAGATCATAGACGATTATCCCAATGATCCCAAGGCAAATGAGGCAGCTTTTCTAATGGGTGATTTTTATTTTGATAAGCGCCTCTATAAAAAATCCATAGCATCATATGACTTGGTCAATGTAGATGTGGTATCTCTTGAACAACGGTCAAAGGTGTATTTTAAAATGGGCTATGCTTATTTCCAGTTAAAGGATTATGCCAATGCCGCCCGCTACTTCGATCCCGTGAAGAAGATGCAGACCAATTATACAGGAGACGGATTCTATTACAGCGGCTATGTGGCGTTGCAGCAAAGCAAGTATGATCAAGCCATAGCCGATTTCAAGCAGGCGGACCGCTATCCGACGTACCAGTCCAAAGTTCCTTACATGCTATCGGAGCTTTATTACCGCCAAGAGCAGTATGATGAGCTGATCACCTATGTCACGCCCATAACCCAATCCAGGGGCAATTTGGATCAAAAAGAGGGAATTTACCTGCTACTGGCCGAGGCATATTTTGAGAAGCGCGATTTTACCAATGCCGCGACCTATTACGATGCGGCCACCAAGGCTGGAAAAGGTGACATGACGCGCGAACAAATGTATAAGGCTGGTGTGGCCCAATTTAAGGTACGGCAATATGAAAAAGCTACGGATTACTTTAAGCAAGTAGCCTTGGAAAAGGATAAGCTCGGCCAAGTTTCCAGTTACTACCTAGGCCATTCCTATCTGCAGCTAAAAAATCCCCAATACGCTGTGACCAGCTTCAGTGCTGCCTACAAAAGTGATGATGACCCCGCCATCAAAGAAGAGGCTTTGTTTAACTACTCCAAGCTCAGCCTAGAGCGGGGAGGATTCCAAGAAGCCATCAATGCGATGGACAGTTACCTGGCCAACTACCCCAATGGACAGCATGTCGGAGAGGTAGAGACCTTGCTGAGCGATGCACTGATCAATACGAACAATTACCTTCGTGCCATCCAGCATATCGAAGGCATGAGCAATAAATCACCGGCCATCAGGGCTGCTTACCAAAAGGTAACTTATTATCAAGGGCTTACCTACTATCGCAACAAGCAGTACAATGAAGCCATTACTTATTTTGACAAATCGATCACCTATCCGGTGGATAAGGGGATCGTGCACGAAGCGTTTTATCGAAAAGGGGAGGCTTACGCTGCAAAAGAAGACTTGAAAGGTGCTATTGCGGCCTATGAGCAGGTGATGAACATGCGATTGACATCCCTGGATCCAGCATTGATCAAAAGCCACTATGGCCTGGGGTATGCATATTTTAATACCAAGGAGTATGCCAAGGCAGAAAACCAATTCAAATCCTATACGGACAAAATAAAGAAGGTTTCCAACGTACAAAGTTATTATGATGATGCACTGATCCGCTTGGGCGACTGCTATTATATTCAGAAGAAACTTGATCCGGCGCTAAGCACGTTCCGTTTGGCCATTAATGAGCGCAATCCATCTTCCGATTATGCCCATTACATGGCTGGTGTGGTGCTTAACTTCCAAAATAGAAATAGGGAAGCCGTGGCAGAACTCGACAGGGCCATCAACCGCTATCCAAATAGCCGTTTTAGGGACGATATTATCTTCCAAAAAGCCCAGATAAATATGGAAGAATCCAACTATACGGAGGCCAGCAAAGGCTATAGTGAGCTGATCACCAAAAGCCCCAACAGTCCTTTTGTGCCATTTGCATTGGAGGGAAGGGCCATAGCGAGTTATTCACTCAAGAAGTATGACCAGACCATCAATGACTACAAGAAGATATTGGGGCAATATCCGAATGCAGAAAATGCAAATGCTGCTTTGGTAGGTCTTCAGGAGGCACTGACGCTGCAAGGCAGGTCCGGGGAATTTTCCAATTACCTTTCAGAATATAAAAACTCCAATCCCGGTAACGAAAGCGTGCAGGGTGTAGAATATGAAGCGGCCAAAAACCTGTTTTTCGGACAGTCTTACCAGCAGTCCATTCAGGCATTTCAAACTTACTTGAGCAACTATCCAAATTCGGCGCAGAAACACGAAGCAACGTACTTTATCGGTGATGCCTATTTGCGAATGAGGCAAGAGGATGAGGCATTGAAGACCTTTTACCGTTTGGAAAAAATGGGTGCTTCGAGCCAAAAGGCCAAGGCCATACAGCGGATAGCGGAGATCGAATTTGAGCATAAAAACTATCAGAAAGCCATCCCTTACTTCATCACCAGCACCAAAGTGGCCCGTGACAGGATAGAGCAATACGAAGCCAACAAAGGGTTGATGATGGCCTATTATGAAACGGGCAAATACGATTCGGCAGATTTCTATGCCAATAAGGTGATCGAACTCGGTGATGTGACGGCGGATGCCAAGGCCAATGCCCAGCTCATCAAAGCCAAATCGCTTCTGAAAACCAATAAAACTTCGGAAGCCCAAGACGAACTGATGGCCTTGGTCAATGAGAGTGGCAGTTTGCAAGGAGCGGAGGCACTTTTCTTGTTAGCGGATACGTTCCGCAAAGCCGAGAACTATACCCAGTCCAATGAAACAATATTTGGCTTCTCAGAGAAATATGCGGTGTATGATTATTGGTACGGAAAATGCTTTGTGCTGCTAGCCAGAAACTATAAATCCCTTAATGAGAATTTCCAAGCAAAAGCCACGCTGGAATCGGTAATTGAGAATTCAGAAAACGAACAAGTCATTAAAGAAGCGAAAGCTGAGTTAGCCACCTTGCCATAA
- a CDS encoding 2-hydroxyacid dehydrogenase produces the protein MSLAIISPNRDISPWLEIFKKEAPDIPLEIYPDIKHPEEVTTAMVWQHPKGSLQSFPNLKLICSMGAGVDHILGDDTIPEDVSITRIVDPRLTFSMTNYVVMGVLNYHRQIRRYEADKKLRKWDMSNPEIPVKVGVLGVGELGGDVLDKLSYMGIEVYGYGNSPKPDFRHPYYHGSQLEEFLSTSNVLVCLLPLTKNTDGFLNMELFRKCTEGTYLINVARGKHLVEEDLITALDEGLLSGALLDVFRKEPLPEEHPFWAQEGITITPHIASITNPEAAAPQIIENYWNLIKGQSLVNQIDRKKGY, from the coding sequence ATGAGTTTAGCAATAATATCACCAAATAGAGACATTTCGCCGTGGTTGGAGATTTTCAAAAAGGAAGCCCCAGATATCCCCTTGGAAATCTATCCGGACATCAAGCATCCGGAAGAGGTGACCACCGCCATGGTTTGGCAGCATCCAAAGGGATCCCTGCAGTCCTTTCCCAACTTAAAGCTCATCTGCTCGATGGGGGCGGGCGTGGACCATATCCTTGGTGATGATACTATTCCAGAGGATGTATCCATTACACGGATTGTGGATCCGCGATTGACCTTTTCCATGACCAATTATGTAGTCATGGGGGTACTAAACTATCACCGGCAGATCAGGCGATATGAAGCGGACAAAAAACTGCGCAAATGGGATATGAGTAATCCAGAAATCCCCGTGAAGGTTGGTGTGCTGGGAGTGGGAGAGCTGGGAGGTGACGTGCTGGACAAGTTATCCTACATGGGCATAGAAGTTTACGGATACGGAAACAGCCCGAAACCGGACTTTAGGCATCCTTATTACCATGGGAGCCAGTTGGAAGAGTTTTTGTCAACATCGAATGTGTTGGTCTGCTTATTGCCATTGACCAAAAATACAGATGGCTTTTTGAACATGGAATTGTTCAGGAAGTGCACAGAAGGAACCTATCTGATCAATGTGGCCAGGGGGAAACACTTAGTGGAAGAGGATTTAATTACCGCTTTGGATGAAGGGCTTTTGAGCGGTGCCCTGCTGGATGTGTTTCGGAAAGAACCTCTGCCAGAAGAACATCCGTTTTGGGCGCAAGAAGGGATTACCATTACCCCTCATATAGCCAGCATTACCAATCCGGAGGCAGCTGCTCCCCAGATCATTGAAAATTACTGGAATCTAATAAAGGGACAATCTTTAGTAAATCAGATAGATAGAAAGAAAGGATATTAA